From one Amphiura filiformis chromosome 13, Afil_fr2py, whole genome shotgun sequence genomic stretch:
- the LOC140168124 gene encoding uncharacterized protein, translating to MLLVLIEAVLGLLSQTPFHECNPCQKPPSFYVIFPESTIKNPPASKVKSPPPLAVSESLHQRTVCLVRNYNNNFTTTPNGVFTSVTSATSSPATTVHRIDSTLLSTSLSTNNISTDGTPRKKGNRNELACLVLLLVIPVFIFVLVYKRDKIFPSLDRKKEANSACNIFQC from the exons GCTGTTCTAGGACTTCTCAGTCAGACACCATTCCATGAGTGCAATCCATGTCAAAAACCACCATCATTTTACGTCATCTTTCCAGAATCCACAATCAAAAATCCACCCGCAAGTAAAGTTAAATCACCGCCGCCATTAGCCGTATCCGAGAGTCTTCATCAAAGAACAGTGTGCTTAGTTAGAAACTATAATAACAATTTTACTACAACACCGAATGGTGTATTTACTTCGGTAACAAGTGCAACATCATCACCCGCAACCACAGTTCATAGAATAGATAGTACTTTATTGTCTACATCATTGTCTACCAACAACATATCCACAGATG GTACGCCACGAAAGAAAGGTAACAGAAACGAATTGGCCTGTCTTGTTCTCCTGCTTGTTATACCAGTGTTTATATTTGTTTTGGTTTACAAACGCGACAAGATATTTCCAAGCCTGGACAG AAAAAAAGAAGCAAACTCCGCCTGTAACATATTCCAGTGTTAG
- the LOC140167493 gene encoding alkaline phosphatase-like — MNVILSLVFVAGCTLVSIDAQSRDYWNDLAYNNLQKAINLQNLNQNVAKNVVFFLGDGMTVTTLTAARILKGQQAGNTGEETVLSWETFSSVGLSKTYNTDQQTPDSAGTATAFFCGVKTKAGAVGVDDQAEYGNCSSAANAAVDSIMTQSQRAGKSVGFISTARVTHATPACLYAHSPNRNWENNRDIPVEERPAGCIDIAAQLVEGDNKEIRVIMGGGRREFMDTNTADPEYPLESGQRTDGRNIINEWMEGKEPERAKYVWNLEDFNAVDPEDTDYLMGLFETSHMQYDNYRKDDTGGEPSIAEMTEKAIKILQKDEDGFFLMVEGGRIDHAHHGGKASDALQDTIAMEIAVAKAMELTNEEDTLIIVTADHSHTMMFSGYPGRGNPILGNIFKGYRLVDDAEGSDDLPYTTLSYANGPGGSIVADSFHDTGNRPNLTQTDTERAGFVQDALVPLSSETHGGEDVAIFANGPMAHLFYGTHEQNYIAHVVQYAACIGDYAEECKSDDRGAATLVSSLAVWTLLILAFITTTFNSE, encoded by the exons ATGAACGTGATTTTGTCGTTGGTGTTCGTGGCTGGATGCACATTAGTATCCATAGATGCACAGA GTAGAGATTACTGGAACGATCTTGCTTACAACAACTTACAGAAAGCCATAAACTTGCAGAATCTGAACCAGAATGTGGCCAAAAATGTGGTATTTTTCCTCGGTGATGGTATGACGGTGACGACACTGACGGCAGCAAGGATTCTGAAAGGTCAACAGGCTGGTAATACTGGGGAGGAGACGGTTCTTAGTTGGGAAACATTCTCCAGTGTTGGCCTGtccaag ACATACAACACGGATCAACAAACGCCGGATTCAGCAGGCACCGCAACAGCATTTTTCTGCGGAGTGAAAACCAAAGCAGGAGCTGTTGGTGTTGATGATCAAGCCGAATATGGCAATTGTTCCTCCGCCGCCAATGCCGCTGTGGACTCCATAATGACTCAATCACAGCGAGCAG GTAAATCCGTTGGTTTTATTTCCACGGCACGAGTGACCCACGCTACGCCGGCGTGTCTCTATGCCCATTCCCCAAACAGAAACTGGGAGAACAACCGGGATATTCCCGTGGAGGAACGACCTGCTGGATGTATCGACATAGCCGCACAACTAGTGGAAGGAGATAATAAAGAAATACGT GTTATCATGGGCGGAGGCCGTCGTGAATTTATGGACACCAACACAGCAGACCCGGAATATCCTTTAGAGAGTGGTCAGAGAACTGATGGTCGGAATATCATCAATGAATGGATGGAAGGAAAGGAACCAGAACGGGCCAAGTATGTTTGGAATCTGGAAGACTTCAATGCAGTAGATCCAGAAGATACAGATTACTTAATGG gttTATTTGAAACAAGCCATATGCAATACGACAATTACCGTAAAGATGACACTGGTGGCGAACCTTCCATTGCTGAGATGACAGAAAAAGCTATTAAGATTCTGCAAAAAGATGAGGACGGCTTCTTTCTGATGGTGGAAG GAGGACGCATTGATCACGCTCACCACGGAGGCAAGGCATCAGATGCTCTCCAGGATACTATAGCTATGGAAATTGCGGTAGCTAAGGCAATGGAATTAACAAACGAAGAAGATACATTGATAATAGTAACAGCTGATCATAGTCATACTATGATGTTCTCAGGCTATCCGGGAAGAGGCAACCCAATCTTAGGTAATATATTTAAAGGATATC GCTTAGTAGATGATGCGGAAGGTTCCGACGATCTACCCTACACGACACTGTCGTATGCAAACGGTCCCGGTGGAAGCATTGTCGCCGATAGCTTTCATGATACTGGCAACCGGCCAAATCTCACACAAACGGATACAG AACGTGCTGGCTTTGTACAAGATGCACTTGTGCCCCTCTCATCAGAGACACACGGTGGAGAGGACGTCGCTATCTTCGCCAATGGACCTATGGCGCATCTTTTTTACGGAACACACGAACAGAATTATATCGCCCATGTAGTCCAATATGCAGCTTGCATTGGAGATTACGCAGAGGAGTGTAAAAGTGACGATAGGGGCGCTGCCACGCTCGTGTCTAGCTTGGCCGTATGGACATTACTAATTTTGGCTTTCATTACTACAACATTTAACTCAGAATAG